The genomic DNA TGGGTTCACTCAGGGCAAGGGGCGAGATTAGGTCGGCGGAGCGGGTTTGGCCGGTGTCCTGCCCGGTTTGGGGTCGAGCATGATCAGGGGGCCACACGCTGGCCGGCAACTTGGGCAGGCTGTGATCCTGCCCGGAATTTGAACGAGTGGCCCCCTGGTCTTGCTCGACGCGGGACCCGAACCGGGGCGGTGGCTAAAGCCGCGGAGCCCACCGCACCGCCCCAGCCACAGCGGGTTTCTCCTCGCCATGGTGCTCGCCCTAGCCGCGCGACCGGCGTAGCCGGGGAGCGCGCGGCGAGCGGAGCGAGCCGCCTTGATGAAGTAGGGAAAGTTCTACCGCGCTGGAAGCAGGCGCCCGGCGCAGCTTGTGTGCCGGACGTGGCCGCCGCCCGCGTCCAACCGGAGCGGTCGACAACCACATCCGGAGGCCGTCAGGTCGCCGCAGCGGCCTCGCGCCCCCTTCGCGTCCGACGGTGGAGGATCTCGTCGAAGGTGGCGCGGGCGCCCGTGGGGTCGATGTAGTGCATGGCCAGGAGAGCCGCGATGACGGCGCCTACCAGGTCGTTCTGGACCTCGGACCAGGTGTGGTCGTCGCCGCAGGTGGTGAGGCCCTTCAGGCCGTGGAGGGCGTGCATCGCCTCGCCGGCTTCCTCGCCGACCTTGCCGACCTGGAGGGCTTTGAGCTCCTCGTCGGGGAGGTGGGCGCCTGCCGCTCGGCAGACGGCGGAGAGCTTCTCGATGTTGTCCCACAGGGTGTCCACGTCGGACCTCCGATCGATGGGTTCGGCTATTCCTGTGCGGGTCGTCCGAGCTGGCGTACGGTCCATCCGGCCATGCGCCAGGCGTCGGCGTCGATGAGGTTGCGGAGGTCGACGAGGACCTGGTCCGCGACCAGTGGGGCGAGGGCCTTGGGGTCGGCCTCGCGGAAGTGGGGCCATTCGGTGGCCAGGACGATCAACTCGGCTGCCGCGAGGGAGTCTTCGAGGGTTTCGCAGTAGTCGAGTTCGGGGTGGCGGCGCAGTGCTGTGGGCACGGCGTGCGGGTCGTGGACGGTGACGGTCGCGCCGCTCTGGTGCATGAGTGCGGCGATCGCCAGGGCCGGGGATTCGCGGACGTCGTCGGTTCCGGCCTTGAAGGAGGCGCCCCAGACGGTGATGCGTACGCCGTCGACGGGTCGGCCGAGCGTCTGCTCGATGAGCTTCAGCGCGGCCGTGGGCCGAGACTCGTTGACCTCCTCTGCCGCGCGCAGCATGGTCGCTGCCTCGGCGGCGCCCAGGGTGCGGGCGGAGGCGGTGAAGGCGCGGACGTCCTTCGGGAGGCAGCCGCCGCCGTAGCCGGGGCCGGCGTTGAGGCCGCCGCGGCCGATGCGGGGGTCCAGGCCGATGGCCTCGGTGAGTTGCTGGACGTCGGCTCCGGCGGCGGTGCACATGTCGGCGACGCCGTTGATGAAGGAGATCTTCATGCCGAGGTAGGCGTTGGCGGCGCCCTTGATGAGTTCGGCTGTGGCGGGGTCGGTCACGAACAGCGGGATGCCGTTCGCCAGGAGGGGTGCGTAGACCTGGCGTACCGCGTCCTCGGCGCGGGCCGACGGGACGCCGACGACGATGCGGTCGGGGCGGAGGGTGTCGTCGATGGCGTGGCCCTCGCGTAGGAACTCGGGGTTCCAGACGACCTCCACGTCCTCACCGGCCGGGGAGAGACGGGCGAGGAGAGCACCGAGGTCGCGGGAGGTGCCGACGGTGACCGTGGACTTCCCGACGATGACGGTCGGGCGGGTCAGGTGCGGGGCGAGGGCGCGGGCTGCGCCGAAGACCTGCCCGGTGTCGTAGCTTCGTCCGTCCGCGTCGATCGGCGTGCCCACGGCGAGGAAGTGGATGTCGGCGAACTCGGCTGCCTCGGCGAGGCTGGTGGTGAACCGCAGGCGGCCGGTGGCGGTGTGGGTGCTGAGGAGTTCGGGCAGGCCGTCCTCGTAGATGGGGCACTCGCCGGCGTTGAGACGGTCGATCTTCGCCTGGTCCAGGTCCACGCCGATGACCTCGTGGCCGATCTCGGCCATGGCAGCGGCGTGGGGGATGCCCAGGTGACCACAGCCGATGACGGATACGCGCATGGGTCGACGCTCCTTTCCTTGCCTCTCGCCCGCCCGGGGGAGTCCGGGCCGGCCGGGTGCGTCACGCTAGCGCCAACACCCGGCGCGGCCCTCTTCGTGCAGGTGGATCAACCAGCGTGCTGTTTGAGCAGGTTGACGAGGGCGGGCAGTGCCTCGGCGGCGGTCGCCCGGCACACCAGGTCGCCGTCCTGGGGGCCTTCCAGCGGGTACGGCATGAACCGGCCGTCGCGCCAGAAGCCCTCCGGGTCCAGGTAGACGACCTGCATGCCGCGAGCGCGGGCGCGTGCCTGGACCTTGCGTCGGTCGGCGTGCAGGCCGACGACGAGGAGGGCCTTGGCGCCGTCCACCCACTCGACGTCGGGTACGGCCTGGTCGTAGCGGCGCATGAAACACTCGTCGAGCCCGGCGCGCGCCGCGAGCACGTCGAAGTTGTTGGTGATGACCGGGCCGACGAGGTGACCGGCGTCCTTCAGTTCGTTCAGCGCCCACATCGCCGGAGTCGGTTCGGCCAGGAAGCAGGCGCGGAACATCTCCACGAACTCCGCAGTCTTCTCCTCCGGCTCCGTAAGAACCTCGTGGAGGAGCGTGTCCGCTGTCGGGGAGAGGGTGAAGCGGTGTTCCCGAGGCTCGTGGCCCTGGCGGTCGGTCACCCGGTAGATCTCGTGGAGCCGGTGCAGGGGCGGGATACCCGCCTCGACCGACGTACCGCAGCCGATCTCCACCTGGAACGGCAGCAGGTTCGCGAGGACGGACAGGTCTGGGACGCGGGTCGGCGTACCGGGGCGGTCCTTGCACCTGATCCCGGTGGAGAGGACGTTCCACGGCAGCTGCCGGACAGCGGGCGGCGGTGCGTAGGACACCGAGGTGATCTGCACGTCCAGGCTCCGGTAGCCGACGGGGAGGGTACGGCCCGCCGCCGCGTCCTGGGGGTGGGCGTCGTGCTCGGTGATCCGGCACTTCAGATCCCGGCGTGTCCATAAGAATCCGCCAGGAGCCTCCTTCCAGCCGCCGGTGGCGAGCGAGTCCCGCAGGGCGTCGTGGTGCGCGTCGATCTCATCCGCTGGAGCGGTAGCGGAGTGGTAGAGGTACAGGTCGGTCAGGCCGATGGCCGGCGCGGCGGTGGTGGGGACCAGGCCGTACCGGTAGCGGTAGTGGATGATCCGCCGCCGGGCGTCGTCGGCGGCCGTCCAGCCGCTCTGTTTGGCCGTGGCCTTCTCCTGCGTACGACGCCAGATGCCTTCCTCGATGTAGCGGGGTCGGTCGGCGTCGCCGAAGTAGGTCTTCCAGACCTGCTGTTGGTCGGCGGTGAGCTGGTCGATGACGATGTACGGGATGTCCACGATCTCTCCCTGGAGAATCACGCCTGGATGTTCCGGGTGCATGGCAGGCTCCGTTTGCCGGGAACGTGGGGTGAACGTCCCGGACAGCGGAGCGGAGTCAGTGGTCGGAGGGCGAGCTCGCGCCCGCCGAGACGGCGGCGGGCTGATGACCGAGGCCGTTGAGGAGCGGGGCGGCCTGCTCACGCAGTGCCCAGGCCGGTCCCACCAGGCCGGCGACGGCCAGAAGCGTGAGCGCGATGCCTCCGCCTTCGGAGCGTACGGAGCGCGGCGCGGCCTTTCGGGCGTGGCGCCGCCGAGGCTCGGTCACGGGGTGCCGCCGATGGCGCGTTCGTGTGCGTCGACGAGGCGGCTGATCTGCTGGTGCAGCCACTCCACCTCGGCAGAGGTGAGGATGAGCGCGCCATCGAGGGTCGAGCCGTCATCCAGGTGGAACTCGATGGGAACCGATCCCTGTCGGGCCCTCAAGTCATAGACCGCGTCCCGTCCGGCCGAGAGCGTGGCGTGGGTGGCCCTCACCGGCACGGGCCTGAGCGTCGTCCCGTCGGCGGGCGCGGACCACGGGGCCCCGCCCCCGGGCGGACGCAGGTGGTACGTCGTAGCAGAGCCCTCACCAGGGAGGGCGACCACGACCCCTACACGGCCATTGCGAGCACTGTCCGTGACGAGGTCGCCGAGTCGTGGAACGAACGGTGCTGCCGTACCTAACTCGGCACCCTGCGAGGGGAGATGAGAAGAGCGTCGTCGCGTCATGCCCCGAAGTTAGGGACAGGACGAGCCTCGAATATGAGCCGGAGGAATACGACCCCTATCCGTCCAGGTGAAAGCGGTCGGACATGTGCCGCAGCTTCTCCCTCGTGGCTGCTCGTTCGGCGTAGACGATGCTGCGGAGTGTTGAACGGGCGATGGGGTGGTTACGTACGAGCTGCGGCGCGATCCGCTCAGCCGCCTCCAGCTCGGCCAGGGCCTTTGCCCGGTTCCCGTCCCACAGCCAGGCCCGCGCCACGTCCATGTGGTGGTGGCCCTGACGTGAGTTGGGCAGTGCCCCGACCAAGCTCGGGCTGGTGCGGCGGTTTATCTCCAGAGCTTTACCCTGCTTGCCCATTTCCAGAGCCACGCTGATCGCGTGGATCTGCACGTTCCCGGCGGAGAACGTCAGCGAATGCCGGTCGTACACCGGTGCGCCGACGTACGCGTCCATGCGTTCCGCCGCGTCCTTCGCGTGTCCGATCCGGTCCTCCGCTTCCGATGGACGGTTGGCCCGAGCGGCGGAGATGGCCGCCCGAAGCTGAAGCGTGCCCCAAGCCCGTACGGCCAGCGGATCACCATGTTCGTACGGCTGTTGCACCGACGCGATCGCCTTGTCCGAGAGCACCAGGGCGTCGGTCCAGTCGGCCGTCGCCCACATGTCCCAGACGCGCATCCAGTCGGCGACGGCAGGCAGCACTGGATCTCCCGACAGCCTCGCTGACCACGCGGCCCGTTCGCACGCCATGGCCACCAGCTCGGGGTGCCCGAGGGCGTGCGCGGCGGTGTGCGCGAACTTGCAGCACACGGCGTAAATGGCATACGCCTCCTCCCGTTCGTGCCCGTCCGAGTCCTCCGCCAGAGCGCGCGCCTCCCGGAACAGATCCGGGAGAACTCGGAGAATCGCGACGTTGGAGGCGGTGTCCCGAAGGCGGTGCAGCCGGGTCACCTCACGCCATAGCTGGGGTGACGGTCGCGGAACCCCGTCGAAGACGGGAACGAGGTCGTAGCGGCGCAGCTCGCGCAGGATCGACGAGGCGGCGATCTGCCACTGGCTGTCGTCGGGGGAACTGCTGTACGGGCGGCCGATCAGGTCGTTCGGATGGACGTGCAGTTCCGCAGCCACCTGGTTGAGCAGCCCGACCCGGTCCAGCTCGATCAGGCCACGCTCCATCTTCGACACCCAGCCCTGCGACTTCCCGAGGGCCGTCGCCAGGTCGGCCTGCGGCATGCCCAGTCGCAGCCTCGCCCTGCGAGCGCGTTTGCCGATCTCCTCGGCTTCCTCCAGCATCAGGACACCTCCCGGCCGCCGGACGATCCGGCGCGGCCGCCGGTCTGTCCGTACAGAGTTCGTCTCCTGCACGGTACCCATGACGCGGCTTCAGCGTGAGACGAGCTGCAAGGACCGTCGGGGCCGCGGCCCGTGTACTGCTGTCCCGTCCTGAACGGCGAGTCCGAGACCGGAGGCACTTCTGTCCGCCATCAGTGCCCAGACGGCCATCAGGCATTGATTCCGAAGCCGCCGGTGCCGAACGACAGCGGATCATGGGGATGAGGAACTTTCCACGTCGCGCACCGCCGGAGGCAGCCAGTGATCACCGTGACCGTCCTCCACCCTGGAACCATGGGCGCGGCGATCACCGCCGAGCTCGTGGCCGGCGGCCATAAGGCGCTGTCGGTGACCAAGGGCCGCAGTGAGAACACCTGGCTCCGCGGGAGAGAGGCCGGTGCCACGGCGTACGACTCGCTCGCGGAGGCCCTGTCCAGAAGCGCGGTCGTTCTCTCGGTCTGCCCACCACAGGCGGCGGAGGACGTCGCGGCGGCGGTGGCAGCGCACGGCTTCGCGGGGGTGTACGCCGACGTCAACGCCATCAGCCCTCAACGCGTACGGCGCATCGCTGACGAGATCCGCCCCGGCTCCGCAGTTGTCGACGGTGCCGTTTTCGGTCAGCCGCCAGGCGAGGGGCGTGCCACACGGCTCTATCTCGCAGGGGCCGACTCTGCCGTCGAGCTGGTGGCGTCGCTGTTCGCGGACTCTGCGCTGCACGTGTGCCGCGTCGGGGACACACTCGGTTCCGCTTCCGCGCTGAAGATGG from Streptomyces sp. NBC_00654 includes the following:
- a CDS encoding MazG-like family protein, with the translated sequence MDTLWDNIEKLSAVCRAAGAHLPDEELKALQVGKVGEEAGEAMHALHGLKGLTTCGDDHTWSEVQNDLVGAVIAALLAMHYIDPTGARATFDEILHRRTRRGREAAAAT
- a CDS encoding NAD(P)-dependent oxidoreductase, which produces MITVTVLHPGTMGAAITAELVAGGHKALSVTKGRSENTWLRGREAGATAYDSLAEALSRSAVVLSVCPPQAAEDVAAAVAAHGFAGVYADVNAISPQRVRRIADEIRPGSAVVDGAVFGQPPGEGRATRLYLAGADSAVELVASLFADSALHVCRVGDTLGSASALKMAFSSYQKAARTLAGVAHALADAHGVGDQLTAEAEVMISAILSDPEYLPSVAARAWRWTPEMEEVADTLRAADLPTDMAEATARVLAYWEQDKDQFHLPVVHTLSQLRSEKSR
- a CDS encoding helix-turn-helix domain-containing protein, whose amino-acid sequence is MLEEAEEIGKRARRARLRLGMPQADLATALGKSQGWVSKMERGLIELDRVGLLNQVAAELHVHPNDLIGRPYSSSPDDSQWQIAASSILRELRRYDLVPVFDGVPRPSPQLWREVTRLHRLRDTASNVAILRVLPDLFREARALAEDSDGHEREEAYAIYAVCCKFAHTAAHALGHPELVAMACERAAWSARLSGDPVLPAVADWMRVWDMWATADWTDALVLSDKAIASVQQPYEHGDPLAVRAWGTLQLRAAISAARANRPSEAEDRIGHAKDAAERMDAYVGAPVYDRHSLTFSAGNVQIHAISVALEMGKQGKALEINRRTSPSLVGALPNSRQGHHHMDVARAWLWDGNRAKALAELEAAERIAPQLVRNHPIARSTLRSIVYAERAATREKLRHMSDRFHLDG
- a CDS encoding UDP-glucose/GDP-mannose dehydrogenase family protein codes for the protein MRVSVIGCGHLGIPHAAAMAEIGHEVIGVDLDQAKIDRLNAGECPIYEDGLPELLSTHTATGRLRFTTSLAEAAEFADIHFLAVGTPIDADGRSYDTGQVFGAARALAPHLTRPTVIVGKSTVTVGTSRDLGALLARLSPAGEDVEVVWNPEFLREGHAIDDTLRPDRIVVGVPSARAEDAVRQVYAPLLANGIPLFVTDPATAELIKGAANAYLGMKISFINGVADMCTAAGADVQQLTEAIGLDPRIGRGGLNAGPGYGGGCLPKDVRAFTASARTLGAAEAATMLRAAEEVNESRPTAALKLIEQTLGRPVDGVRITVWGASFKAGTDDVRESPALAIAALMHQSGATVTVHDPHAVPTALRRHPELDYCETLEDSLAAAELIVLATEWPHFREADPKALAPLVADQVLVDLRNLIDADAWRMAGWTVRQLGRPAQE